The genomic interval CAAAAAATGTTGTGAAAGTAGATAATGAATTTCTTTTTGGAGAAGACAGTAGTGAAAATGTGGAAGAAGAAATTCTTCAAAAAGAAGAAGAACAATTGCTGATTCAGGCTGTAATGAATTTGCCGGTCATGTACCGGGAAATTATTTTTCTCTTTTACTTCGAGGAACTACCAATAAAGGAGATTGCTGCCATATTGAAGATAAATGAAAATACTATCAAAACGAGACTTCGAAGAGCGAAGGATTTATTAAAAAAGATAGGAGATGAGCAAAAGTGGACAAACGCCTAAAAAATCTGCAACCTAGCTTAAAAAAGACTTATTTTAATCATCTTCATTTTACAGCGGAGCATCGTAAAGAGATTTTAAAAAAAATTCAAATGAAGGATAAAGAAGAGGAAGTACTGCTAGCAGTTTTGCAATTATTGCATAATAGAAAAACTGGTTTTGAATTAATAGAACTATTACGTGCCCGAGGCTTTCAAAGGTTTGAGAAAAAGGAGGGTTTTATTTATACCTTTTTACATCGTTTGGAACAGAAAAATATCATTACTTCTGAATGGGAGGATGAAAAGGTTAAATATTACAAAATAGATAGAAAAGGAAAAAAGCTTGAGAAAAAGTTAGAAATAGAAGGGGGACGAAATAAAGACATTAGAGAATTAATAGAATGGGTGTACGTGAATGAATAACAAGCATTTATTTTTAGATAAAGTGACGGAGCATGTAAAATCAAATGAAGCAAAAGAATGGATTAAAGTAGAAATGTCCCATCATATCCAGCTTGCAAAAGAAGGATGGATTAAAAAGGGTTTGACCCAAATGGAAGCAGAAGAAAAAGCAATCGAAGAAATGGGAAGTCCGATGCAATTGGGGAGAGAATTAAGTGCAATCCATCGACCGATTATTGATTGGGTAATCGTTTCTTTAACAGTGAGTTTATTAATGATAGGAATTTTGCCAGTAGTTACATATGATATACATTTTATTGGTGAGAAATTGTTAACCGTTATAGGCGGAATGGCGGTAGTTATTGGAATTATGTTTTTTGATTATCGTAAATTAGCCCAATATGGATATCTATTTTATATAGTCGGATCACTGCTTTTATTATCAATAATTTTCTTCTCGAATTTTTCGATAAACGGAGCTGCTTATCTTAAATTTGGTCCCATTTTAGTGAAGGGAATAATGGCAATACCATTTTTTCTATTAGCATGGGCTTCTTTTTTTAGTAAAAAAGACTTTAGCTATATTTTCTTTTTGTGTTTGTTTTTCTTTTCATGTGTCCTCTTTCTTTTCGGATTTGATAGTATCTCAACAGTCTTTATTTATATTTTTACAGTTGTTGTCATGCTATTTTGGAGCAAGTTTTCAAAAAAGAAAGTTCTCCTTACACTTGGAACTGGGATAAGTATCTTCCTATTAATAAATACGTATATCTATATTACAAGAGGAAACTACAGGCTTAATAGACTAATGGCTTTTTTCTTTCCCGAAAAATATGGAGATGATGCCGGCTGGTTTTACTTATATCGAGATAAAATGTGGGCTAGTTTAAAATGGATAGGTTCTTCTGAAGCAGATACTTATTTTGTTAATTATACGGACACTGTTTTTCTTCATTTAGCCTTTGAGTTTGGCTATGTAATGGCAGGGATACTTATATTGCTTTTTACTGCACTCATCGTAAAAATGTTTATTAATGTAAAGTATATAAAAAATTCATATGCAAAGCTGCTCATAATAGGAGCGACAGCGTTATATAGTGTCCAAGTGATTTATAATATTGGCATGTGTGTAGGATTATTGCCTATTACTTCTTTATCCTTGCCGTTTATTAGCTATGGTATCGTGCCAACGATTATTAATGCATTATTAATTGGCCTCATATTAAGCATTATTCGCAGAAAAAATTTTCAATAACATATGTGGAGGAACAGAATGATAAGAATGTATCTAGAGGCGATGATAATTTATATGAGTATCGGAGCACCAATTTATTTATTAGGTCGTTTTATATATATTAAATGGAAAAAGCGTGAACAGAACTGGGGGAAGGAAATTGTATTGTTTCTATTTGTCATGTTCTGTATTGGGGTT from Niallia sp. FSL W8-0635 carries:
- a CDS encoding PadR family transcriptional regulator, whose product is MDKRLKNLQPSLKKTYFNHLHFTAEHRKEILKKIQMKDKEEEVLLAVLQLLHNRKTGFELIELLRARGFQRFEKKEGFIYTFLHRLEQKNIITSEWEDEKVKYYKIDRKGKKLEKKLEIEGGRNKDIRELIEWVYVNE
- a CDS encoding FtsW/RodA/SpoVE family cell cycle protein, which translates into the protein MNNKHLFLDKVTEHVKSNEAKEWIKVEMSHHIQLAKEGWIKKGLTQMEAEEKAIEEMGSPMQLGRELSAIHRPIIDWVIVSLTVSLLMIGILPVVTYDIHFIGEKLLTVIGGMAVVIGIMFFDYRKLAQYGYLFYIVGSLLLLSIIFFSNFSINGAAYLKFGPILVKGIMAIPFFLLAWASFFSKKDFSYIFFLCLFFFSCVLFLFGFDSISTVFIYIFTVVVMLFWSKFSKKKVLLTLGTGISIFLLINTYIYITRGNYRLNRLMAFFFPEKYGDDAGWFYLYRDKMWASLKWIGSSEADTYFVNYTDTVFLHLAFEFGYVMAGILILLFTALIVKMFINVKYIKNSYAKLLIIGATALYSVQVIYNIGMCVGLLPITSLSLPFISYGIVPTIINALLIGLILSIIRRKNFQ
- a CDS encoding sigma-70 family RNA polymerase sigma factor — protein: MEELSACWNEIDNKEEVFDEIMITYGQELLHLVFSYVKNQTIAEELTQDIFVKVYYSLHKYKGKSSFRTWLWRIAINHCKDYLKSWYTKNVVKVDNEFLFGEDSSENVEEEILQKEEEQLLIQAVMNLPVMYREIIFLFYFEELPIKEIAAILKINENTIKTRLRRAKDLLKKIGDEQKWTNA